The following are encoded together in the bacterium genome:
- the nusA gene encoding transcription termination factor NusA, translating to MPSQDEFAAAITQIAEEKGIDPNKVIETIAAAIAAAFRRDYGKRGQDIRATFDVKTGRARIFRVMTVVEPTTVVEGEEPKILNPDAEFTVTEASEQKADAKVGDEISTEVTPTDPNYGRIAAQTAKQVIIQRIREAERSATFEAFKGKEGEIINGTIQRIENNNIFVDLGRATGVLFPSEQVPTEHYRINQRVKVYLVKVELTSRGTDIILSRAHPGMMKKLFELEVPEVYSGIVEIKAVAREAGQRSKVAVLSKQDGVDAVGSCIGQRGTRIQTVISELSGEKIDIIQWDDDFAKFIVQALSPAKIVRVDLQNDEHKAVVHVNEDQLSLAIGKRGQNVRLAAKLTGWRIDIVKSGEEAVVMEDASATPDEEIKSEEISANEATVKPAEELKKNDE from the coding sequence ATGCCATCACAAGACGAGTTCGCCGCGGCAATCACGCAGATTGCGGAAGAAAAGGGAATTGATCCCAATAAAGTCATCGAAACTATCGCCGCTGCTATTGCGGCCGCTTTTCGACGCGATTACGGAAAGCGTGGTCAAGATATTCGCGCCACGTTCGACGTGAAAACCGGCAGAGCGCGAATTTTTAGAGTTATGACGGTTGTCGAACCCACAACGGTAGTGGAAGGCGAAGAACCGAAAATTCTCAATCCTGACGCAGAATTTACAGTCACAGAGGCCTCCGAACAAAAGGCGGACGCCAAAGTTGGCGATGAAATCTCTACGGAAGTGACACCAACCGATCCCAATTACGGTCGCATTGCCGCGCAAACCGCCAAGCAGGTTATTATCCAACGTATTCGCGAAGCGGAACGCTCCGCCACTTTCGAAGCCTTTAAGGGCAAAGAAGGTGAAATCATCAACGGCACGATTCAGCGGATTGAAAACAATAATATCTTCGTTGACTTGGGCCGTGCCACGGGTGTTTTGTTTCCTTCAGAGCAAGTTCCCACCGAACACTATCGCATCAACCAGCGCGTGAAGGTTTACCTCGTAAAAGTGGAATTAACCTCGCGAGGTACGGATATTATTTTGTCTCGCGCCCATCCCGGTATGATGAAGAAATTGTTTGAACTGGAAGTGCCGGAAGTTTACAGTGGCATCGTGGAAATCAAGGCGGTCGCGCGTGAAGCGGGCCAACGCTCAAAAGTGGCGGTCCTTTCCAAACAAGACGGTGTGGATGCGGTTGGTTCGTGTATCGGCCAACGCGGAACACGTATTCAAACAGTAATTTCCGAATTATCCGGTGAGAAAATTGATATTATTCAATGGGATGACGATTTCGCAAAGTTTATCGTCCAAGCTTTATCGCCCGCAAAAATTGTGAGAGTAGACTTGCAAAACGACGAACACAAAGCGGTGGTTCACGTTAACGAAGATCAATTAAGTTTGGCGATCGGTAAGCGTGGCCAGAATGTCCGCTTGGCCGCCAAATTGACGGGGTGGAGAATTGATATCGTGAAATCCGGAGAAGAAGCGGTCGTGATGGAAGACGCCAGCGCGACGCCCGACGAAGAAATAAAGTCCGAGGAAATTTCTGCTAATGAGGCAACTGTGAAGCCGGCAGAAGAGCTGAAGAAGAATGATGAATAA